A stretch of Cucumis sativus cultivar 9930 chromosome 2, Cucumber_9930_V3, whole genome shotgun sequence DNA encodes these proteins:
- the LOC116402245 gene encoding U11/U12 small nuclear ribonucleoprotein 31 kDa protein-like: MAPKGKKTNSPTSDSDEDETFYYGIPPPPLLTRRCRRLHSRTSHRNRTHTHTLPLSLAVVLEIARVTVLKDRQTRKSRGVAFVQFISQDDAVKAAKQMHGKILNGRVLKAAIATDNGRAAEFIRKRVYKDKSRCYECGAIDGHLSYECPKNQLGPRERPEPKRVRRGGVGARHEEDWGSDVGEGFEDDNWASVVDGDADQRLLTGGENIVEKKKRRKQVISVTRATKMIN, encoded by the exons ATGGCGCCCAAgggaaagaaaaccaatagCCCTACTAGCGACAGCGACGAGGACGAAACCTTCTATTATGGTATCCCTCCGCCCCCTCTTCTGACCCGTCGCTGCCGTCGTCTTCACAGTCGCACTTCTCATCGCAATCGCACTCACACTCACACTCTTCCACTAAGTCTGGCGGTGGTTCTGGAG ATCGCTCGTGTTACGGTGTTGAAAGATCGACAGACTCGCAAGTCTCGCGGCGTTGCCTTCGTCCAGTTTATTTCTCAGGACGACGCGGTGAAGGCCGCGAAACAGATGCACGGGAAGATTTTGAATGGCCGTGTTCTTAAGGCTGCTATAGCGACTGATAATGGTCGTGCGGCTGAGTTTATAAGGAAGAGGGTTTATAAGGATAAGAGTAGGTGCTACGAGTGCGGCGCAATTGATGGGCATTTGTCTTATGAATGCCCTAAAAATCAATTGGGGCCAAGGGAGCGACCAGAACCGAAGCGGGTAAGAAGGGGTGGAGTTGGTGCTAGGCACGAGGAGGATTGGGGATCGGATGTTGGAGAAGGGTTTGAGGATGACAATTGGGCCTCGGTGGTGGACGGAGATGCAGACCAGAGACTCCTGACTGGCGGTGAGAACAttgtagagaagaaaaagagaagaaagcaaGTTATTTCAGTGACGAGAGCGACGAAGATGATTAACTGA
- the LOC101208920 gene encoding LOW QUALITY PROTEIN: protein WHAT'S THIS FACTOR 9, mitochondrial (The sequence of the model RefSeq protein was modified relative to this genomic sequence to represent the inferred CDS: inserted 2 bases in 1 codon; deleted 2 bases in 2 codons) — MILQITIIPHRFTQICAFIDAKVKWVRDPYLDFAVQREKNLKQVISLKNIIISSPLTSVPLSSVFLLNQNLKVPTTTISKFFELYPYVFIQFQPSLGLHPHVKITSQALLLHKEESTIHNSRLHRDDVVKRLAKLLMLIGVGKFPLYVIERLQWDLGLPYRFIPTLLAGYPEYFQVCSVXDCLTGEQTLALELLSWRKDLAVSELKKRESLEGNFGRRKINHIPFPMSFPRGFDLQKKVMNWVEEWQDLPYISPYENAFHLAPNTDQAEKWVVAVLHELLYLTISKKTEKENIFCLGDYLGFGYRFKKAIVHHPGIFYVSNKIRTQTVVLREAYRKIFLVEKHPLMGMRHRYLHLMNKVIRKPRPDVILASSRGKSSNIALANKEV; from the exons ATGATTCTACAAATTACTATAATCCCTCATCGTTTCACCCAGATTTGTGCTTTCATTGATGCAAAGGTCAAATGGGTTAGAGATCCATACCTTGATTTTGCAGttcaaagagagaaaaacctCAAACAAGTAATTTCCcttaagaatataataatttcgAGTCCTTTAACATCTGTTCCACtttcttct gtctttttgCTTAATCAGAACCTCAAAGTTCCCACTACCACCATCTCCAAGTTCTTCGAGTTATACCCTTATGTTTTCATCCAATTCCAGCCTAGTCTTGGACTCCATCCTCATGTCAAAATCACCTCACAAGCTTTACTTCTCCACAAGGAAGAATCAACCATTCATAACTCTCGACTGCATAGAGATGATGTTGTGAAGAGGTTAGCAAAACTATTGATGCTCAtaggggttggaaaatttcCCCTATATGTTATTGAGAGGTTGCAATGGGATTTGGGTTTACCCTATAGGTTCATTCCAACCCTTCTTGCTGGTTATCCtgaatattttcaagtttgtagTGT AGACTGTTTAACAGGTGAACAAACTCTTGCATTAGAGCTACTTTCTTGGAGGAAAGACCTTGCAGTCTCTGAATTGAAGAAAAGGGAATCTCTGGAAGGAAATTTTgggagaaggaaaataaatcatattccATTTCCAATGAGTTTCCCGAGGGGTTTTGATTTGCAAAAGAAAGTGATGAATTGGGTGGAGGAGTGGCAGGATTTGCCTTACATTTCGCCCTATGAAAATGCATTCCATCTAGCACCAAATACGGACCAAGCTGAGAAATGGGTTGTGGCTGTTCTCCATGAGTTGCTTTATCTTACGATCTCGAAgaaaaccgaaaaggagaaCATCTTCTGCTTGGGAGACTATTTGGGGTTTGGTTATAGGTTTAAGAAAGCCATAGTTCATCACCCAGGTATATTTTATGTCTCAAACAAGATTAGAACACAAACTGTAGTTCTTCGGGAGGCTTat agaaagatttttttggtagaGAAGCACCCTTTGATGGGGATGAGGCATCGGTACCTTCACCTTATGAACAAAGTTATAAGGAAACCTAGACCAGATGTCATATTAGCTTCTTCCAGAGGTAAAAGTAGCAATATTGCATTGGCCAATAAAGAAGtttaa